From one Camelus dromedarius isolate mCamDro1 chromosome 32, mCamDro1.pat, whole genome shotgun sequence genomic stretch:
- the AKAIN1 gene encoding A-kinase anchor protein inhibitor 1, giving the protein MVFAPGEKPGSEPEEAKLQSASRQIVQNAILQAVHQVSREARRREARTSDGRGSRQPGVGELTKKHEKK; this is encoded by the coding sequence GTGAGAAGCCTGGAAGCGAGCCTGAGGAGGCGAAGCTGCAGAGCGCCAGCAGACAGATCGTGCAGAATGCCATCCTGCAGGCTGTGCACCAGGTGTCCCGGGAGGCTCGGCGGAGGGAGGCCAGGACCAGTGACGGCCGGGGCAGCCGCCAGCCGGGCGTGGGGGAGTTAACCAAGAAGCACGAAAAGAAGTAG